From a single Capsicum annuum cultivar UCD-10X-F1 chromosome 12, UCD10Xv1.1, whole genome shotgun sequence genomic region:
- the LOC107849054 gene encoding uncharacterized protein LOC107849054 — protein sequence MPLAIISYGGSHFFIYLFKSLLTKYGVNCKVAKPYHLLTSGQVEVSNTELKSILANDNQTDWAKSLDDALWAYRTTYKTLISASPYQVLDGKAYHLPIELELRELWALKKLNLEWKDSGKSRLYNVNELNEFRHRVYESSAIYKEKIKLYQDQKIEKRVFEKGRSTTILLRASLVCWKTEV from the coding sequence atGCCACTTGCTATTATTAGTTATGGAGGGTCACATTTTTTCATTTATCTATTCAAGAGTCTACTTACAAAATATGGAGTGAATTGCAAGGTGGCAAAACCTTATCATCTACtgactagtggacaagttgaagtCTCCAATACAGAATTGAAGTCCATATTAGCGAATGATAATCAGACTGATTGGGCAAAAAgtttagatgatgcattatgggcttaccgTACAACTTACAAAACACTCATAAGTGCCTCACCCTATCAGGTTTTGGATGGCAAAGCTTACCATTTACCAATTGAGCTTGAGCTTAGGGAactatgggcattgaagaagctgaatttagAGTGGAAGGATTCAGGTAAGTCAAGGTTGTATAACGTCAATGAGTTGAATGAATTCCGACACCGGGTATATGAAAGTTCTGCAATATACAAAGAGAAAATTAAGTTGTATCAGGATCAGAAGATCGAGAAGAGGGTATTTGAGAAAGGTAGAAGTACTACTATATTACTCCGAGCTTCACTTGTTTGCTGGAAAACTGAGGTCTAG